DNA sequence from the Paracoccus sp. MBLB3053 genome:
AAAAGCGACAGGAAGTTCAGCCGTGACTTCGAGCGGCCCGTGCGGAACACGCTGAACCGCTCGCCGCCGATCTGCGTGGTGATCCCGTCGCGATGGGCATGGCTGGCGCTGATGTAGGGCGCCGGGGCCAGGCCTGTTCGAAGGATGGCCTGATCCTCCGCCACGAAACTCTCGAGACCCGTGGTCAGGATGCTTGCCAACTGGCGGTTGGAGATCTCCTTCCCGATCCCGTTCAGGATCGAGGTCAGCCGATCCGTTGTCACCTGGCGCCTTCGGCATGCAGCGCGAGGCAGAACCGGCGCAGGCTGGCGCCAGAACCGCCCAGCAACCCGGCTGGCAAGGGCGCGATGATCGTGTTGCCCTTTGGTGTCAGCCAGCATTCGCGCCGATAGCGGATAAGCTCGGCCGAAATTGCCAGATCACGAACCAGGATGGTTTCGTATCCCTTGAAGCGCGAAACCGAGGGCGCAGCTACTGACAGAACCTCCTCGTGGGTGACGCGGTCCTTGTCGCGCTTCGGACCGCGGCGCCGCCGTTGACCTCCGGGCTTGCGCACCTCCTGTTCCGTGATCTTGTCCATGCCAGAGGGTTTGAACGGCGGTCGCGGCGGCAGGTTCTTCAGCCGCGCGATCTCGCCGCGCAGATCGTGGTTCTCGGCCTGCAGACTAATGCGGACAATTTCTGACTTTTCGAGCTCGTCCCGCAACTCGGCCAGCTGAGCCTCGAGGACGCCAAGCCGCTGCGACAGATCAACGACGAGCCGAAGCAAGTCATCGGCGCTCGGCGCCTCAAGGGCATCATCCGACGGCTGGCTCATACGATTTTGAATCAGACTGTTGTCAGCAGCGAAATACCTTCGCCCGGAAATTTGCTCCAGTTACTCAATTTCCATCAAATCGGGAAAATTCGACTGACTTCGCGCTTTGGCCCTGCGAACAGCACCGCGTTTGGCGGATGCGTTCACGCTTCGATAACATCCGTCGTGCGAAATCTGCAGCGGGGCAGAAGCCCGTTCCGCAGGCCCTGCCTTGCATCTGGCTGTGCCAGGCAGGATCTGCGCCTTGATCCCCGAAGGCCGCGTCGATCGGGCGATCCGGTTCGGACAGGTATTTTGGCCATGCGGCGGTAAGCTTGGACCAATGGCGCATCGATGGCTTGTTCGATCAGATCATCGTCCAACTTGCGATGGCCATGGACCCTGCCGCTTGCGGCACCCGGGCCTTTTGCAACGGCGCGGTCGGGCGCCTGTCTTCCGGGCCCTCTTGTTCACCAGCCCCAGCTGGGCTCCGCTCGTCTGCCCGACCTGCAACCCAATCTCATGGCCGCGCGACGACGGTGGGGCAGGCGCGGGGGCCGGCGCCGTAACCCGGATGAAGATGGACGATGCCCGATAGAAAGATTGCCGAAAGCGGGCAATCGCCCCCGGCAAACGGCCCCCCGGGCAGCGACGGTCAGGTTCCGGTCTTGGCGACC
Encoded proteins:
- a CDS encoding GTPase Era family protein, whose translation is MSQPSDDALEAPSADDLLRLVVDLSQRLGVLEAQLAELRDELEKSEIVRISLQAENHDLRGEIARLKNLPPRPPFKPSGMDKITEQEVRKPGGQRRRRGPKRDKDRVTHEEVLSVAAPSVSRFKGYETILVRDLAISAELIRYRRECWLTPKGNTIIAPLPAGLLGGSGASLRRFCLALHAEGAR